The Poriferisphaera corsica DNA segment TTGATTTGCGATTAAATCTGATCATGCGTGCAATCATAGCGTCATCAAAATTGTATGATTTAAGCGATCTATTATTAATTTATAGTTAATTTTAATTTATACATTTGATTTATTCTAAAAGAAAAAACCGCAATCAATAGTTGATCACGGTTCTAATACTTTATTATTATTCCAATGTGCTGCTGCTTATTTGGCAGGTTGGAATCTCATGACTAGGTCATAAAGCTCACCGCCTACACCCTCGGCAGAACCTTTATCTTTGAGCATTGCAATCTTCAGGCAATCGCATGACAGATTGGCATCGAAGTTACTTTCGACAGCACGGCCCATGCCTTCAAGAACGACGAGATCGACGTTCTCACGGCTAACGGCTTCGATGAGCTGATCGGAAAGCTTGGTGAGGTCAATCAAGGGGGCAACGTTGCCGGATTCGACAATTTGCAAATCCCCTTCTTCGATTGCATCACGAAGTACGGGGTCGAAGTCGCAAATTTCGTCGAGGATTTCTTCGAGTTCATGGACGATGACATCGTTAAGTGAGGGGCCTGAGTTGGCTGCGATAATAACTTTGGTACCACGTTGGATAAGGAAGCGGCAGAATGGGATCATGCCGAGGGCGATATCGGGGCCTGCGTTGTCGACGAAAACGAGTGCTGCATTGTGAACTTCGTCCTGCTGCATACGATCGAGCCAAAGATCGTAGTCATCGACGAGCCAGGGCCGATCTTTAAGTTTTGTTTTGGTTTCGTGAAAGCAGACGGAGCCGCCATCGGCGAAAAGTGATGAGGTTTTGGTAGCGCCCATATCAAAGATATTGCCTGCAAAGACGCCTTTGATGATCTCGAGTGTGAGTGTGTCCTCGTCGAGCTCATCGTGCTCATTGAGGAGATCAGGGAGGAGCTTGAGTGCGGTGTGGGTTTGTTCGTGCTTTGCGAGGCGATAGGGATCGGGGATATCGCAGTCGATGAGTACTTGCTCGCGAGCGTAACAAATGTCGAGTACACCGAAGAAGTCGAGAGGCTGGACGAGGGTATCGATCGAGTCG contains these protein-coding regions:
- a CDS encoding ARMT1-like domain-containing protein, with amino-acid sequence MEATTTMLHGNNPLPQLNNLDSYHGSTWNLAAPGEDEKRAYWVELFRDHFPTLVEQSKREAIAAKRNLNQHNQKCDLATAKFAAYLDSIDTLVQPLDFFGVLDICYAREQVLIDCDIPDPYRLAKHEQTHTALKLLPDLLNEHDELDEDTLTLEIIKGVFAGNIFDMGATKTSSLFADGGSVCFHETKTKLKDRPWLVDDYDLWLDRMQQDEVHNAALVFVDNAGPDIALGMIPFCRFLIQRGTKVIIAANSGPSLNDVIVHELEEILDEICDFDPVLRDAIEEGDLQIVESGNVAPLIDLTKLSDQLIEAVSRENVDLVVLEGMGRAVESNFDANLSCDCLKIAMLKDKGSAEGVGGELYDLVMRFQPAK